The Astatotilapia calliptera chromosome 17, fAstCal1.2, whole genome shotgun sequence genome has a segment encoding these proteins:
- the LOC113009416 gene encoding uncharacterized protein LOC113009416 isoform X1, which yields MVHSGSASPMNTTPSASPHLTTAPPLVPPSGGTTDQDQTQSPAKLLTAGLTSNSDLTQTGTPADTEQPVVTPAKALSTKSSQESVWSSAQTPTPVPGPVNGRTSGRKRTPKSCDCCGPNSTGHNVRTSGTGKGRGRGRVAGRDPGVTPKGKVDQLTHIKSFDLTKGEVNDEDKVQMPVALANTQSHTPVAKAVTVPLQEESLRNCVIPEKADAHKKEDVLIDGSAASDVVEKRGGDYKSADVRLIGTVGGGSLVVRGQGRGMMKATSASNMEVNTEIKKGETGGAAVCSKTEALAPSVVQREIQDAHMHHGDQNDPSSVNCPLRNGDTVDLSDTDEEGEENNMIVTEPGNIQLSISWQSGPASRSGTTQDLDSEMQVDQVPDGTDRVALLVALSNGNVIAPTDHNRGSTTMEVESSRPAAVPPPDYCPVTVSSIQHGWALSDHRLYCQPGTWEKDQMDEMMHENRSENTDGTMQHQESLEQLTDTIHGQHFVDLRLAEFLESFYIKYGSFIPLSESDVREHLKKESKCDLSNSGLDIKREMSRYKSGLSSAPVAGFMVMYNKHTLRLEDLGTLEEQNWLNDQIINMYGELIMEATEHKVHFFNSFFHKQLVAKGYDGVKRWTKKVDLFSKWLLLIPIHLEIHWSLVTVTMATKTISYYDSQGIVFRHTTDNIMKYLQSEAREKKQTAFQKGWKITIIKGIPQQKNDSDCGVFVLEYCRRLSVKQPLLFSQDDMPRIRKRIYKELCDRRLND from the exons ATGGTTCACAGCGGCTCTGCTTCCCCAATGAACACAACACCGTCAGCATCACCTCATTTAACTACAGCACCTCCTTTAGTCCCTCCGTCTGGAGGTACTACAGATCAGGACCAAACCCAGTCCCCTGCTAAACTCCTCACCGCAGGCCTTACGTCCAACTCTGATCTGACTCAGACCGGCACTCCTGCTGATACAGAGCAGCCTGTTGTAACTCCAGCCAAAGCATTAAGTACTAAGTCAAGCCAGGAatcagtgtggtcttctgcacAGACACCAACACCTGTTCCGGGCCCAGTCAATGGCCGCACATCGGGCAGGAAGAGGACTCCAAAGTCCTGTGACTGTTGTGGCCCCAACAGCACGGGGCACAATGTCAGAACCTCGGGGACAGGGaaggggagaggaagaggaagggtgGCCGGCAGGGACCCTGGGGTCACTCCTAAAGGGAAAGTGGACCAGTTGACGCATATCAAGAGCTTTGATTTGACCAAGGGGGAGGTAAATGATGAAGATAAGGTGCAAATGCCTGTTGCACTGGCTAATACTCAGTCACATACGCCTGTTGCCAAGGCTGTCACCGTCCCCTTGCAGGAAGAATCCCTAAGGAACTGTGTCATTCCGGAGAAAGCAGATGCGCATAAAAAGGAGGATGTGTTGATAGACGGCTCCGCGGCGTCTGATGTAGTAGAAAAAAGAGGCGGGGATTACAAGAGCGCAGATGTCCGATTGATAGGTACTGTGGGCGGGGGGTCACTAGTGGTTAGAGGTCAAGGAAGGGGAATGATGAAAGCCACAAGTGCATCGAATATGGAAGTTAACACTGAAATTAAAAAGGGAGAAACAGGTGGTGCTGCTGTCTGTTCTAAAACCGAGGCCTTGGCTCCGTCAGTGGTGCAGAGGGAAATTCAAGATGCACACATGCACCACGGGGACCAGAATGACCCCAGCTCAGTTAATTGTCCACTTAGAAACGGCGACACGGTAGACCTGTCTGACACCGATGAAGAAGGAGAGGAAAACAACATGATAGTGACCGAACCTGGAAACATACAGCTGTCCATCTCATGGCAGTCAGGCCCCGCTTCAAGATCAGGAACAACTCAGGACCTTGACTCTGAGATGCAGGTGGATCAAGTCCCCGACGGAACAGACAGAGTTGCTTTATTGGTAGCGCTGTCCAATGGAAATGTTATAGCACCAACAGACCACAACCGTGGATCTACAACTATGGAGGTGGAAAGTTCTCGTCCGGCTGCCGTTCCTCCACCAGACTACTGCCCTGTTACAGTGAGCAGCATCCAACATGGCTGGGCATTAAGTGACCACAGACTGTATTGTCAGCCTGGCACCTGGGAGAAAGACCAGATGGATGAAATGATGCACGAGAATCGGTCAGAAAACACAGATGGAACGATGCAGCATCAAGAGAGTCTGGAGCAGCTTACTGATACCATCCATG GACAACATTTTGTTGACCTGAGGCTTGCAG AGTTTCTGGAGAGCTTCTATATAAAATACGGCAGTTTCATTCCTCTCAGTGAATCTGATGTCCGGGAACACCTGAAGAAGGAGAGCAAGTGTGACCTCAGCAACAG TGGGTTGGACATCAAAAGGGAGATGTCTCGGTACAAGTCGGGGCTGTCTTCTGCTCCTGTTGCAGGCTTCATGGTCATGTATAATAAACACACACTAAGGCTGGAGGACCTCGGCACACTGGAGGAACAGAATTGGCTCAATGATCAG ATTATCAACATGTATGGAGAACTCATTATGGAGGCTACGGAGCACAAG gTTCATTTTTTCAACAGCTTTTTCCACAAGCAGCTTGTGGCCAAAGGTTACGATGGCGTGAAGAGATGGACTAAGAAA GTCGACTTGTTCTCCAAGTGGCTGTTGCTAATTCCCATCCATTTAGAAATCCACTGGTCCCTCGTCACGGTCACCATGGCGACCAAAACCATCAGCTACTATGACAGCCAAGGCATCGTGTTCAGACACACCACAGAT AACATTATGAAGTACCTTCAGTCTGAAGCAAGAGAGAAGAAACAGACAGCTTTCCAGAAAGGCTGGAAGATTACTATAATCAAG GGTATTCCTCAGCAGAAAAACGACAGCGACTGTGGGGTATTCGTCCTTGAG TACTGCCGCCGCCTCTCCGTGAAGCAGCCGCTGCTGTTCAGCCAGGACGACATGCCTCGCATTCGCAAGAGAATCTACAAGGAGCTGTGCGACCGTCGTCTCAACGACTGA
- the LOC113009416 gene encoding uncharacterized protein LOC113009416 isoform X2: MVHSGSASPMNTTPSASPHLTTAPPLVPPSGGTTDQDQTQSPAKLLTAGLTSNSDLTQTGTPADTEQPVVTPAKALSTKSSQESVWSSAQTPTPVPGPVNGRTSGRKRTPKSCDCCGPNSTGHNVRTSGTGKGRGRGRVAGRDPGVTPKGKVDQLTHIKSFDLTKGEVNDEDKVQMPVALANTQSHTPVAKAVTVPLQEESLRNCVIPEKADAHKKEDVLIDGSAASDVVEKRGGDYKSADVRLIGTVGGGSLVVRGQGRGMMKATSASNMEVNTEIKKGETGGAAVCSKTEALAPSVVQREIQDAHMHHGDQNDPSSVNCPLRNGDTVDLSDTDEEGEENNMIVTEPGNIQLSISWQSGPASRSGTTQDLDSEMQVDQVPDGTDRVALLVALSNGNVIAPTDHNRGSTTMEVESSRPAAVPPPDYCPVTVSSIQHGWALSDHRLYCQPGTWEKDQMDEMMHENRSENTDGTMQHQESLEQLTDTIHEFLESFYIKYGSFIPLSESDVREHLKKESKCDLSNSGLDIKREMSRYKSGLSSAPVAGFMVMYNKHTLRLEDLGTLEEQNWLNDQIINMYGELIMEATEHKVHFFNSFFHKQLVAKGYDGVKRWTKKVDLFSKWLLLIPIHLEIHWSLVTVTMATKTISYYDSQGIVFRHTTDNIMKYLQSEAREKKQTAFQKGWKITIIKGIPQQKNDSDCGVFVLEYCRRLSVKQPLLFSQDDMPRIRKRIYKELCDRRLND; the protein is encoded by the exons ATGGTTCACAGCGGCTCTGCTTCCCCAATGAACACAACACCGTCAGCATCACCTCATTTAACTACAGCACCTCCTTTAGTCCCTCCGTCTGGAGGTACTACAGATCAGGACCAAACCCAGTCCCCTGCTAAACTCCTCACCGCAGGCCTTACGTCCAACTCTGATCTGACTCAGACCGGCACTCCTGCTGATACAGAGCAGCCTGTTGTAACTCCAGCCAAAGCATTAAGTACTAAGTCAAGCCAGGAatcagtgtggtcttctgcacAGACACCAACACCTGTTCCGGGCCCAGTCAATGGCCGCACATCGGGCAGGAAGAGGACTCCAAAGTCCTGTGACTGTTGTGGCCCCAACAGCACGGGGCACAATGTCAGAACCTCGGGGACAGGGaaggggagaggaagaggaagggtgGCCGGCAGGGACCCTGGGGTCACTCCTAAAGGGAAAGTGGACCAGTTGACGCATATCAAGAGCTTTGATTTGACCAAGGGGGAGGTAAATGATGAAGATAAGGTGCAAATGCCTGTTGCACTGGCTAATACTCAGTCACATACGCCTGTTGCCAAGGCTGTCACCGTCCCCTTGCAGGAAGAATCCCTAAGGAACTGTGTCATTCCGGAGAAAGCAGATGCGCATAAAAAGGAGGATGTGTTGATAGACGGCTCCGCGGCGTCTGATGTAGTAGAAAAAAGAGGCGGGGATTACAAGAGCGCAGATGTCCGATTGATAGGTACTGTGGGCGGGGGGTCACTAGTGGTTAGAGGTCAAGGAAGGGGAATGATGAAAGCCACAAGTGCATCGAATATGGAAGTTAACACTGAAATTAAAAAGGGAGAAACAGGTGGTGCTGCTGTCTGTTCTAAAACCGAGGCCTTGGCTCCGTCAGTGGTGCAGAGGGAAATTCAAGATGCACACATGCACCACGGGGACCAGAATGACCCCAGCTCAGTTAATTGTCCACTTAGAAACGGCGACACGGTAGACCTGTCTGACACCGATGAAGAAGGAGAGGAAAACAACATGATAGTGACCGAACCTGGAAACATACAGCTGTCCATCTCATGGCAGTCAGGCCCCGCTTCAAGATCAGGAACAACTCAGGACCTTGACTCTGAGATGCAGGTGGATCAAGTCCCCGACGGAACAGACAGAGTTGCTTTATTGGTAGCGCTGTCCAATGGAAATGTTATAGCACCAACAGACCACAACCGTGGATCTACAACTATGGAGGTGGAAAGTTCTCGTCCGGCTGCCGTTCCTCCACCAGACTACTGCCCTGTTACAGTGAGCAGCATCCAACATGGCTGGGCATTAAGTGACCACAGACTGTATTGTCAGCCTGGCACCTGGGAGAAAGACCAGATGGATGAAATGATGCACGAGAATCGGTCAGAAAACACAGATGGAACGATGCAGCATCAAGAGAGTCTGGAGCAGCTTACTGATACCATCCATG AGTTTCTGGAGAGCTTCTATATAAAATACGGCAGTTTCATTCCTCTCAGTGAATCTGATGTCCGGGAACACCTGAAGAAGGAGAGCAAGTGTGACCTCAGCAACAG TGGGTTGGACATCAAAAGGGAGATGTCTCGGTACAAGTCGGGGCTGTCTTCTGCTCCTGTTGCAGGCTTCATGGTCATGTATAATAAACACACACTAAGGCTGGAGGACCTCGGCACACTGGAGGAACAGAATTGGCTCAATGATCAG ATTATCAACATGTATGGAGAACTCATTATGGAGGCTACGGAGCACAAG gTTCATTTTTTCAACAGCTTTTTCCACAAGCAGCTTGTGGCCAAAGGTTACGATGGCGTGAAGAGATGGACTAAGAAA GTCGACTTGTTCTCCAAGTGGCTGTTGCTAATTCCCATCCATTTAGAAATCCACTGGTCCCTCGTCACGGTCACCATGGCGACCAAAACCATCAGCTACTATGACAGCCAAGGCATCGTGTTCAGACACACCACAGAT AACATTATGAAGTACCTTCAGTCTGAAGCAAGAGAGAAGAAACAGACAGCTTTCCAGAAAGGCTGGAAGATTACTATAATCAAG GGTATTCCTCAGCAGAAAAACGACAGCGACTGTGGGGTATTCGTCCTTGAG TACTGCCGCCGCCTCTCCGTGAAGCAGCCGCTGCTGTTCAGCCAGGACGACATGCCTCGCATTCGCAAGAGAATCTACAAGGAGCTGTGCGACCGTCGTCTCAACGACTGA